The region taaatgcaaaaaaaaaatacaaacataactaaaaatcaaaatataactaaagtcacccgtgcagggcacgggtaatTCCACTAGTTTTTTCTATTTGAGTGTTGAAGTGCCTACCCACCTTTGACGTCTATCACCTATAAATCAGGAAAGAGATTTACTGGAATAATGTTTGGTGACATATgttttccacctccacctttgagtaaatatgaagagaaaagagataaatgagtgatatgatatatgatgtgatagaaaatgcagagagatatgaagaaaaatgtgtggaaataagatgaaagagaaagtgaagTGTAAATGAATCATTTCTCATTGGAACACTGATCTGAAAGCACATGCGGTTATGATTTGTTCACACATCTATTTCTCtatcatctcattttcactcatgttctctttctttctatctctcttctttttctatcacatccctatcatatctctcatttctctctcttttctctttaatCTATGAGGTGGAGGTGAAATTGGATGATAAACAAACAATCAAATTCGTGTTCCAATCACAACGAAATGTTCTTCTACAATTGTGTAATGTTGTTGTTAGCCGCATATCAATTTTAGCGGCttggaaagaaaaaatattgTAGCATACGAATGTCCACATTTACTCCGGCGATGGACCAATGCCAAAAAAAGGTAAAGTAtaaggaccaaaaacttatttaagccttaaatAAACTACAAAGCCACTACAGAACAAATATCAAATCTCTTAATGAAAGAGTTTCTAACTTACTATTAGGAACCTCAACAGTAAACATGTCAAGTTTAGCTAAGCTATTTTTAGACTTAACTAGCCAGTTAGTGACTCTATTGCAATCTCTTGGGATGCACCTAACAGACACCATCCAATCTCGTATAAGGAGGCTATTGATCTCCCTTATCCTGGTGACAAACCTGCTCGAGTTGGGATGGCTCTCGAATAACAATCAAGTTAGCGTACTCACGATAGTTATGTTTGTAGAAAGTAATtccacacttttttttttttgatattaaGTAATTCCACACTTTGTCTTTGCGGAAttgctttttaaaaaaattgttctgTAGTTTTACAAAATCTAAACATCAGCAAGGGTATTTTCGAAAAGGGGATTGTATGTAAATGCAAGATGGTGGTATTAAAATCAATCATGAAATTGGCACGCAGATGGTGGAGCTAGTGATGGGAACGCAAGATGCATGTGGGTTTATATTGGCAGCGTGATGAAATTCAGCGTATCCGAGGTATGCTCTGACGCGAGTGGCATGTGACTGTGCATTATATCCCCGTGAGAGCAACATGGTTGCAGATGCTTTGGCGAGATATGCTACGAGAGCGCGACGTGGGTGGCAAGTTTGGAAGTTACCTCCCGCGGTCATTGTTCCCCTCCTTTGTCAGATGTTCTTTCTTAGCTTTGTTTAATTTTccgttgtaacaaaaaaaaaatcaatcatgAAGAATTTATACTAAGTGAAGTTCCAATCTCTCACCTCTCGGATTACTCATAAACaatatctttattttattttcttacgtCAAAAAGATGAATTGCACCCGGATTGATCCCTGAATCTCCCCACCCCAACCCATATTCCCCTACAAcatctttattttaaaaaaaaagatttttctatttttattttctgttctcatttatatttttatttaaaaaatgtgtTCGTAAATTTCGCTTATATTTTCTGAAAACGttgaaaatgattatttttattttttagtccattttaaaaataaaataaagaaaatatttttaaaaattcaactTTAAGTGTAGTAGAAAATGAGCAAATCAAAACAACCTCTTTCGttaaaaaaatgagaatataaaGTTCAAAATATAGTGGTGATTTTTTTgtgcaaataaaataaaaacaattacaATCTAAGAAATGTgtgcccaaaaaaaaaaatctgctaACAACATATGGGAACGACCCCTTCAAAGAAATATCCCAAAGTGACAACAAAGATAaatttgaaaacttattttatcaatttaaaatttatttaatctttttataaatttttttggtAGTTTTATTATAATCAAAAACAGAAAACCAATCTTtccaatatattaaaaaaaaacagaaaatcaaaaaaatatcttttaaaatttgaaaacaaaaagtaatttgagaaaataaaaaatattccaTATTTGTCCTTGAAGAATGATTGCTCCTTCTAGTTATATATAGCATTGAAATATTTTCCTCTCAGGGTTGGCTACAACTTCAAGTCTCACGGAGTGGCGCGCACCTTAACCAACACTCAcctgttctttcttcttcctttataAATTCTCCTCTTCTGCTTATTTCATAAGCATAATCGTTTTAGGTTTCCAAACCCTTCTTCATGCCAAAAAGATTTGGGACCATCGAGTATTGAGTTTTTTCAGCAATCGGTAACTTTAAATTCATATAATGATTTTGTCTTTTACGTACGtgatcttttctttctttatatATCCTGGGAACACTGATTGGTTGTATTGAATTTTGATTCTAGAAACTAGAAAAAATGTTGCATTTAgggtttatgtttattttagtttgtttttaCTCTTGATTCTTCAAGAGTATTTCTTGATATGGTAGAGTTTAATCATTGTCACTcatattattctaataaaaaagtgaaatttcaGCACATATATTGTGCGTTATCTTTATAGTTGCATCTTTTATGAGGACTCAAGTTACTAGGGCAATTATAGATATTACTATTTCTATATTTCAGTTTGATATTTAGATCCATGCTTAGAATATTCTCTTGTTTAGGCCACATGTAGGGTTATCGTTGACTCTAGGAAGAAGATAATAGTATAAATATTGTAAATCTCCCATTTTAAATTAACAAGTAAAACTAAGAGataaaatgaaaaggaaaattaaGAGCAGAAAATAAAATGAGGTTTTTACCAATATTCTTGTTAGTTCATAATGGAAGAGAATTACAATATTTATACTAACAACTTCTTCCTAGAGGTAAAGATAACCTACATGTgactgaaggtgtgaaaaacgactagaaggggggggttgaatagcgttttcaatataaaaactttccccttaagatttaaagtaaatcttttcggtttctctaagatagatggtgcagcggataaagatagagagaagagaaaagcacacaagtattttatcctggttcacttgataaatccctcaagctaatccagtccacccgttaaggtgatttcttccttcttagaatgaaggcaatccactaatcagataattgttacaactgcacttgaaacctacaagtgactaacaatacactgacttagctatcactaagattcactctcttagtcttctctaggatccgatcaaccttgatctcctaaaggaatcaccactaagattcactctcttagtcttcttaaggatactgacctacccggtcccttaaggaaaatcaaacaactgtttgaggttggtgtttacaaaggtttgcttctaaataagctgagtgtaaactaaataagaacagatgaagaaagtagaggcttgaatcttttcttgtattgcagctcttgatttctctcactcttagtctttcttcttttcttcagccttttatagtccaaggtgcaaaggatatttctgttgagagaatatgaccgttggagggcatttctggaacttccagaacctgctgtggctgaaccttggtaggtaggcttttcagaatagtacactgctcttgtacttctcgatagagacatttgcctttaaccattgacttctgatcagagttatgcttcgtgttggaacttgtgaagcttggtgatcagagtcagagggatgcttggatcctctgaccttcgtaacttctgcttctggaccttcagagcttctgaaccttcagagcctctggtccctcagagcttctggtcttcagatcttctgatcctcagatcttctgatcctctgatcttctgatcctctgatcctcagatcctctgatcttcagatcctctgatcttcagatcctctgatcctcagatcctctgatcttcagatcctctgatcttctgatcttctgatcttctgatcttctgatcttcagaacttctgacgaatatatcttctggtgtcagaatcagaacctgtttgtcaaaacactcaagacaaacattagagtatcatagttgttcatccacaaataaatacttgttatcatcaaaacatagagttgtaccacatgaccaaatcttgatcttacaatctccccctttttgatgatgacaaaaccatgtattttgatgaacaactctaaacaaataaactgaatacactcagagtataaggtatcagagttaaaacttatcctgatgtgtatagtttatcttgctccttctgaatccaagactcgtgcttgattctgagctaagctccccctgaatctagtacttaatatcaacgttagtaatatctagattctgagctaaataatataggagttgtcaagatactataagttctccccctttttgtcataagcaaaaagaatgaaggtggaaaaaaaatagtaagagtaaaagacgaaatactccccctcagaagtaataccaagggatacttggcttctgattagcatatcttctgatgagagcagaagtgtggttctggtgatatctccgttctggacaaaatttcatcttcagatacttcagaatgagaagctaggaacctactcttcttctgatgacgcaagtcagaagttgtagtagcatcttctgatgttgttgcttctggttcgtcaagttctgagtctttgtttctttctgaaacggtcatgctcatctctgcaagctttttcagctagctttgacttgtcagagtcaagcttatcattaattctaacatgaatagcgttcagaatatcaacagaggggttcatatcaaaaaccaatgattccttgaccaaatcttgatcttacagtgacCACATCATAAACAAGAGAATATTCTAGAATATGGATCTAAATAACAAACTggaaataaaacataaaaatcgTAATAACATAGAAATAGTAATATCTAACTATAATGGGTCTAGTAACTTGACGCTCATAAAAAATGTAGCTATAGAAGTTCATTAAGGATGCAACCCTCTACTAACTTCAAGCTAAGTATGCGGTTTTCTAACATCTAACAAGTTAAGCCAATGAGATGGACTCATCTCATTTATGTGTCAAACATTCATCTTTGATTTCACATTAAAACACTCTATAATCACTTCTAATTAGAAACTACACATTTAAATTTCTAAGTATAAAGGTGAATTgaatcaattgtaaaaaacCTAACATTCAGTTAAACCAGCCATGTTATTCCCATAAACGCTATTGCCTTTAGAATTGTCTCTCTTGAATTAAAGTTGCTTTCTTTGATAATGCTCTTGTGAATTTCTGAACAGGAACTCATCTAACTGTGTAAGACTTGTTGATGGGGTATACTGAGAAAGAACAAGAAAAGGACACTACACAAATGGAGTCCAATAAGGATGAGGCCACCAGAGCTAAAGAAATTGCTGAGAGCAAGTTCATTGCAAGGGACAATTTGGATGCAAGGGAGGTTACTTTGGAGGCCCTAAATTTGTATACTAAAGGTAATCCTCACATATATACAGCAATTGATGTGACTTTTGCTGCCTTAACCAAGCGAAAGGGGGAAACATATTGGTATGGTGTACTTGGTGTGGATCCTCTGGCTGATGATGACACTGTGAGGGAAAGATATAGAAAGCTAGCTCGCATGCTTCACCCTGATAACAACACGTCCTTTAATACAGATGTGGCCTATAAACTGATCTTAGAGGCATGGAGTGTACTATCAGATAAGACTAAAAGGGCAGCATATGATGAGAAGATAAATGTAAAAGAATTAACACAACATGCAAGGACTCAAGAGGGAACTGCTAAAGAACATGTTTCAAACCCTTTCTGTGAGTCCATGACATTTTTGAAAACTTGTCATCGATGCAGAATATGGTATGAGTACAGCATAGTTTATCTCAACCGTAAACTCAAGTGCAAAACCTGCAAAGCGATATTGTCCGCTGTAGAAATAGCTCCACCTGATGTGACTGATATTAGACCAGCTCCACCTGTAACTGATATTAGAGTTGCAGCCCAAAAGACACTTATAAAGCAGCAGCTACTTCTGTATTACCatagaaaatttattttaaaaaggaTGATTCCAACCCCAATTGGTCCGATCTCAAGAACTTCTGGTGTTTCCTCTTTGTCTCAAGCTAAAATTGTGGTTAGGCTTCATGAGAAAGTGAAGCGACAacgtgaggaagaagaagcagctATGAAAATGGAGGTGGAGGGGGACTTGTGCAATAAGCTGAATGATCTTGGTAAAGACTTTTTCTCTGGTCCTGCTAAGAGAAGAAGGGGCACGGAGGATTCAAGCTTGAGCAGCCATGATGTGGTTGGAGCATCTAACTCATGCAAATCTAGCCAGGGAAATTTTGAATCTAGTTGCATATATAAGACCATTAACAGTGCAGAAGTTGTCTCCCACAATGAACATCAGAATCTTCTTATGGAGAAAGCTATAAATGATATTAGCAAGAAACTAAGTGAAATGGAGACAAATCCTACTGATGAAACAGCAGTGAAAGAGAGTGGAAATGACTATCAGAAAGCAAATGGGAAAGAGGATGCCATGGTTAAGGTGAACAATGAGGATGCCATTGCTAAAGCAACAGCAGATAATAGCATGGCAGAAGATAATGGGGAGGAATTGATCAGTGATATGAGAAAACTTGGGGAAGATAAGGAGGGAAATAACAAAGATATCCAGAAATGAGAAACTTTGGAAGAGGCAAATTGGTAGAATATGCTGG is a window of Lotus japonicus ecotype B-129 chromosome 5, LjGifu_v1.2 DNA encoding:
- the LOC130719699 gene encoding uncharacterized protein LOC130719699; this translates as MGYTEKEQEKDTTQMESNKDEATRAKEIAESKFIARDNLDAREVTLEALNLYTKGNPHIYTAIDVTFAALTKRKGETYWYGVLGVDPLADDDTVRERYRKLARMLHPDNNTSFNTDVAYKLILEAWSVLSDKTKRAAYDEKINVKELTQHARTQEGTAKEHVSNPFCESMTFLKTCHRCRIWYEYSIVYLNRKLKCKTCKAILSAVEIAPPDVTDIRPAPPVTDIRVAAQKTLIKQQLLLYYHRKFILKRMIPTPIGPISRTSGVSSLSQAKIVVRLHEKVKRQREEEEAAMKMEVEGDLCNKLNDLGKDFFSGPAKRRRGTEDSSLSSHDVVGASNSCKSSQGNFESSCIYKTINSAEVVSHNEHQNLLMEKAINDISKKLSEMETNPTDETAVKESGNDYQKANGKEDAMVKVNNEDAIAKATADNSMAEDNGEELISDMRKLGEDKEGNNKDIQK